One window from the genome of Saccharicrinis carchari encodes:
- a CDS encoding FecR family protein, with amino-acid sequence MGSITYFLERAKVLAKQILSEEKSQSDIKDSEINDLHAVESGKYETWRNAYIQKFDKKESWQYIENTIQFEKKQQTKNNRLLRTWRSVAAAVLLVALGTGAYFIFQDTKPQETVLGLPGESVAVLQVENQGKINLSDQDTIIHFQQVKGQINSGKLVYSNTDSNQDKFEIHTINVPSKGEYFVQLSDGTKVWLNAESSLKFKSKFVGKQRVVELQGEAYFEVAKDPEMPFVVKTAHTFVKVLGTKFNLKAYADEDYTYTTLNEGKVSLIMDDNQKVISPNEQVVFNKINKEYTTKTVDASIYSAWTEGRLLFKDERLEDILNTLSRWYGLSVFYRDASKKDERFSISVNRYDEIHPLIRHLELTRSVQIEINNSALIVE; translated from the coding sequence ATGGGATCAATAACATATTTCTTAGAGCGAGCTAAAGTTTTGGCAAAACAAATATTGTCAGAAGAAAAATCGCAATCTGATATAAAGGATTCTGAGATTAATGACCTGCATGCTGTTGAGAGCGGAAAGTACGAAACATGGAGAAATGCTTACATACAAAAGTTTGATAAAAAAGAGTCATGGCAATACATTGAGAATACCATTCAGTTTGAAAAGAAACAGCAAACAAAAAATAATCGATTGTTAAGGACTTGGCGCTCAGTTGCCGCAGCTGTTTTATTGGTTGCTTTGGGAACTGGAGCCTATTTTATATTCCAGGATACTAAACCACAGGAAACAGTTTTAGGTTTGCCCGGCGAATCAGTTGCCGTTTTACAGGTTGAAAATCAGGGAAAAATCAATCTGTCGGATCAAGATACTATCATTCATTTTCAGCAAGTAAAAGGACAAATAAATTCTGGTAAGTTAGTTTATTCTAATACCGATAGTAATCAAGACAAATTCGAGATTCACACGATAAACGTGCCAAGTAAAGGTGAGTATTTTGTGCAATTGTCGGATGGAACTAAAGTTTGGTTGAATGCTGAGTCGTCATTAAAATTCAAATCTAAGTTTGTTGGGAAGCAGCGTGTTGTCGAATTGCAGGGAGAGGCCTATTTCGAAGTTGCAAAGGATCCTGAAATGCCATTTGTGGTTAAAACAGCACATACTTTTGTAAAAGTGTTGGGAACGAAGTTTAATCTGAAAGCTTATGCTGATGAAGATTATACCTACACTACCCTTAATGAGGGAAAGGTTAGTCTTATAATGGACGATAATCAAAAAGTAATATCACCCAATGAACAAGTTGTTTTTAATAAAATCAATAAGGAATACACTACAAAAACAGTTGACGCATCCATTTATTCAGCATGGACAGAAGGACGGCTTTTGTTTAAAGATGAGAGATTAGAAGATATCTTAAATACGCTAAGTAGGTGGTATGGTCTTTCTGTGTTTTATAGGGATGCATCAAAAAAGGACGAACGTTTTTCTATCAGTGTTAATCGTTATGATGAAATTCACCCCTTAATCCGTCATTTAGAATTAACAAGAAGTGTTCAAATAGAAATTAATAACTCGGCATTGATTGTTGAATAA
- a CDS encoding RNA polymerase sigma factor, which produces MSLTNDHIQRIAKGDLISFKEIYENMFYSLCLYGYKMISNEDVVRDIVQESFISVWNKRSEFNSLVGTKSYLYTAVRNNILNHIRDSKTVSIEQHTFKEEEESAEFNSQILKEESYKLVRDAVNNLPDQTQKIIMLTLNGCSNQEIADELEISINTVKSLKKVGYAKLRKKLHKYVFALLFISDILNS; this is translated from the coding sequence ATGAGTTTAACAAACGACCATATTCAAAGAATTGCGAAGGGTGATTTAATATCATTTAAAGAGATATATGAAAATATGTTTTATTCCCTTTGCTTGTATGGTTATAAGATGATTTCAAACGAAGATGTTGTAAGGGACATTGTTCAGGAATCATTTATTTCTGTTTGGAATAAAAGGAGTGAGTTTAACTCATTGGTAGGAACAAAATCCTACTTATATACTGCTGTTCGAAATAATATCTTAAATCACATACGAGATTCTAAAACAGTTTCAATTGAGCAACATACCTTCAAAGAAGAGGAGGAGAGTGCGGAGTTTAATTCGCAAATACTAAAAGAGGAATCGTATAAGTTAGTGCGGGATGCTGTTAATAACTTACCGGATCAAACGCAAAAAATTATCATGTTGACTCTAAATGGTTGTTCAAACCAGGAAATAGCCGATGAATTGGAAATTTCAATTAACACGGTAAAATCTCTTAAAAAGGTGGGCTATGCAAAGCTGAGAAAGAAATTGCATAAGTATGTGTTTGCTCTGCTTTTTATCTCAGATATCCTTAATTCGTAA